One Deinococcus grandis DNA window includes the following coding sequences:
- a CDS encoding DinB family protein has protein sequence MNRSAVLARTFQAHRSALLDLLEQLPEDQGTFAAWDGGMSFIGLSDHLSASADRFLNMVQGQAPGAMPEPSATLTEARGRLWDSQERALSAISALSDEDLSRRVPAFGGREMPVAALIDTIITHEAHHKGQVWLMARMIGVKPPMFIKMG, from the coding sequence ATGAACCGCAGCGCCGTCCTCGCCCGCACCTTCCAGGCCCACCGTTCCGCCCTGCTCGACCTCCTCGAGCAGCTCCCCGAGGATCAGGGCACGTTCGCCGCGTGGGACGGCGGCATGAGCTTCATCGGGCTGTCCGACCACCTGTCCGCCAGCGCCGACCGTTTCCTGAACATGGTGCAGGGCCAGGCGCCCGGCGCGATGCCGGAGCCGAGCGCCACGCTGACCGAGGCGCGCGGCCGCCTGTGGGACTCGCAGGAACGTGCCCTGAGCGCCATCAGCGCTCTGAGTGACGAGGACCTGTCGCGCCGCGTGCCCGCCTTCGGGGGCCGCGAGATGCCGGTCGCGGCGCTGATCGACACGATCATCACGCACGAGGCGCACCACAAGGGGCAGGTGTGGCTGATGGCCCGCATGATCGGCGTGAAACCCCCCATGTTCATCAAGATGGGCTGA
- the moaA gene encoding GTP 3',8-cyclase MoaA, whose product MLDLLGRPLRDLRISVTDRCNLRCTYCMPADVFGPDYAFLPRAELLSFEEIERLARAFVALGVRKLRVTGGEPTLRRDLPTLIAALAAIPDVEDVAMTTNGLLLPRVAADLKAAGLRRVTVSIDSLDPEVFGRMNGLGTHPQKVMDGIEAALSAGLGVKVNTVVQRGVNDAGLRELWLALRELAPVRFIEFMDVGNHNGWNLDSVVPSREVLARLGGEVGAAHFQPVRADYRGEVASRYADPQGREVGLISSVTAPFCGDCSRARLSAVGVLYTCLFASGGTDLRAALRGGASDAALRDLIAGVWAGRNDRYSEERGEATAALRPKVEMSHIGG is encoded by the coding sequence ATGCTCGACCTGCTGGGAAGGCCCCTGCGCGACCTGCGCATCAGCGTCACGGACCGCTGCAACCTGCGCTGCACGTACTGCATGCCGGCCGATGTGTTCGGACCGGACTACGCCTTCCTGCCGCGCGCCGAACTGCTGAGCTTCGAGGAGATCGAGCGGCTGGCGCGCGCGTTCGTGGCGCTGGGCGTGCGCAAGCTGCGCGTGACGGGCGGCGAGCCGACCCTGCGGCGCGACCTGCCCACCCTGATCGCGGCGCTGGCGGCCATTCCGGACGTGGAGGACGTGGCGATGACCACGAACGGCCTGCTGCTGCCGCGCGTGGCGGCGGACCTGAAGGCGGCGGGGCTGCGGCGGGTGACGGTCAGCATCGACAGCCTCGACCCAGAGGTCTTCGGGCGCATGAATGGCCTGGGGACTCATCCGCAGAAGGTCATGGACGGGATTGAGGCGGCCCTGAGTGCCGGGCTGGGCGTGAAGGTGAACACGGTGGTTCAGCGTGGCGTGAACGACGCGGGCCTGCGCGAGTTGTGGCTGGCGCTGCGTGAACTGGCGCCGGTGCGCTTCATCGAGTTCATGGACGTGGGGAATCACAACGGCTGGAATCTGGACAGCGTGGTGCCCAGCCGTGAGGTGCTGGCCCGACTGGGCGGGGAGGTGGGGGCCGCGCACTTCCAGCCGGTGCGAGCGGACTACCGGGGCGAGGTGGCCTCGCGCTACGCCGACCCGCAGGGCCGCGAGGTGGGGCTGATCAGTTCCGTGACGGCGCCGTTCTGCGGGGACTGCTCGCGGGCGCGCCTCTCGGCGGTGGGGGTGCTGTACACCTGTCTGTTCGCGTCGGGCGGGACGGATCTGCGCGCGGCGCTGCGGGGTGGGGCCTCGGACGCGGCGCTGCGGGACCTGATCGCGGGCGTGTGGGCGGGCCGGAACGACCGCTACAGCGAGGAGCGTGGCGAGGCCACGGCGGCCCTGCGTCCGAAGGTGGAGATGTCGCATATCGGCGGCTGA
- a CDS encoding FlgD immunoglobulin-like domain containing protein: MTLRILLTAAVLTSSLAQAQTTIFTIPALPPKSSAATPTPPAPTPTTPAPATPTTPASGSTLPMTNPMLSTAHSANLNGPGSLRVGQATTWTFTLTNQGEQAIDLQHGACDVRFEVLDAAGKVVRANPTNTVCTMQLVITDVAPGETMDVQDIRWDGRDSAGKALPAGEYTIRAVFSGAGVRIMAEEFPVTIEN, encoded by the coding sequence ATGACCCTGCGCATCCTGCTGACCGCTGCCGTCCTGACGTCCTCGCTGGCCCAGGCGCAGACGACGATCTTCACCATCCCGGCCCTGCCCCCGAAGAGCAGCGCGGCCACGCCCACGCCCCCCGCGCCCACGCCGACCACCCCGGCGCCCGCCACGCCCACCACCCCGGCCAGCGGCAGCACCCTGCCCATGACCAACCCCATGCTGAGCACCGCGCACAGCGCCAATCTGAATGGCCCGGGCAGCCTGCGCGTCGGGCAGGCCACCACCTGGACCTTCACCCTGACCAACCAGGGCGAGCAGGCCATCGACCTCCAGCACGGGGCGTGCGACGTGCGCTTCGAGGTGCTCGACGCCGCCGGGAAGGTCGTGCGCGCCAACCCCACGAACACGGTGTGCACCATGCAGCTGGTCATCACGGACGTCGCGCCGGGCGAGACGATGGACGTGCAGGACATCCGCTGGGACGGCCGCGACAGCGCCGGGAAGGCTCTGCCCGCCGGGGAGTACACCATCCGCGCGGTGTTCAGCGGCGCCGGTGTGCGGATCATGGCCGAGGAGTTCCCCGTCACCATCGAGAACTGA
- the rpmI gene encoding 50S ribosomal protein L35, which produces MPKMKTLKAASRRVKITGTGKVMAFKSGKRHQNTGKSGNEIRGKGKGFVLAKSEWARMKLMLPKGK; this is translated from the coding sequence ATGCCCAAGATGAAGACACTGAAAGCGGCCAGCCGCCGGGTGAAGATCACCGGAACCGGCAAGGTCATGGCGTTCAAGAGTGGCAAGCGCCACCAGAACACCGGCAAGAGCGGCAACGAAATCCGCGGCAAGGGCAAGGGCTTCGTCCTCGCCAAGAGTGAATGGGCCCGCATGAAACTCATGCTGCCGAAGGGGAAGTGA
- a CDS encoding GNAT family N-acetyltransferase: MNTYTLEAATHDTLADVVALIPDPAEAGRRLTFTRSRVEAGALRPEQFLLLRSPRGVEGVCLRPSSPQIPLLPRLREDVPADALLAFLRELRAATPRLILVSTQAPLRREEAEAAGWTLQETNVVYETTDLRARAYPADPHVQPVTVHDPGVAEALTALGREDWTPGEDWTLHALTHAGEVVALAALGASGPPDTAGIDLIGVLPPRRGQGFGARLHAHLLHLAAQTFGTHVGGTEADNHAMRRLFERHGARLVSTQLDFGAPAASAP, translated from the coding sequence GTGAACACCTACACCCTTGAAGCGGCCACGCACGACACGCTGGCCGATGTCGTCGCCCTGATTCCCGATCCCGCCGAGGCCGGGCGGCGCCTGACCTTCACCCGCTCGCGGGTCGAGGCCGGAGCGCTCCGCCCCGAGCAGTTCCTCCTCCTGCGGTCGCCCCGCGGGGTGGAGGGCGTCTGCCTGCGTCCCTCCAGCCCGCAGATTCCCCTTCTGCCGCGGCTGCGGGAGGACGTGCCCGCCGACGCGCTGCTCGCCTTCCTGCGTGAACTGCGCGCGGCGACCCCCCGCCTGATCCTCGTATCCACCCAGGCCCCACTCCGCCGCGAGGAGGCCGAGGCCGCCGGGTGGACCTTGCAGGAGACGAACGTCGTGTACGAGACGACCGACCTCCGCGCCCGGGCGTACCCCGCCGATCCGCACGTTCAGCCCGTGACCGTGCATGACCCCGGCGTGGCAGAGGCCCTGACGGCGCTGGGCCGCGAGGACTGGACGCCGGGCGAGGACTGGACCCTGCACGCCCTGACCCACGCGGGCGAGGTGGTGGCCCTGGCGGCCCTGGGAGCCAGCGGGCCGCCCGACACGGCCGGGATCGACCTGATCGGCGTCCTGCCCCCGCGGCGCGGCCAGGGCTTCGGGGCTCGACTGCACGCGCACCTGCTGCATCTGGCCGCGCAGACCTTCGGTACGCACGTGGGCGGCACCGAAGCCGACAATCACGCCATGCGCCGCCTGTTTGAACGCCACGGCGCGCGGCTGGTGTCCACGCAGCTGGACTTCGGCGCCCCTGCCGCCTCTGCGCCTTGA
- the rplT gene encoding 50S ribosomal protein L20 has product MPRAKTGIIRRRRHKKVLKRAKGFWGSRSKQYRNAFQTLLNAATYEYRDRRNKKRDFRRLWIQRINAGARLHGMNYSTFIGGLKKANIDLNRKVLADIAAREPEAFKALVDAAKNAK; this is encoded by the coding sequence ATGCCTCGCGCCAAAACCGGTATCATCCGTCGCCGCCGTCACAAGAAGGTCCTGAAGCGCGCCAAGGGCTTCTGGGGCTCCCGCAGCAAGCAGTACCGCAACGCGTTCCAGACCCTGCTGAACGCCGCGACCTACGAGTACCGCGATCGCCGCAACAAGAAGCGTGACTTCCGCCGCCTGTGGATCCAGCGTATCAACGCCGGCGCCCGCCTGCACGGCATGAACTACAGCACCTTCATCGGCGGCCTGAAGAAGGCGAACATCGACCTGAACCGCAAGGTCCTGGCCGACATCGCCGCGCGCGAACCCGAGGCCTTCAAGGCCCTCGTGGACGCCGCCAAGAACGCCAAGTAA
- a CDS encoding helix-turn-helix transcriptional regulator yields the protein MNNRLKVLRAERNMTQAALAEALDVSRQTINALETGKYDPSLPLAFKLARLFGVPIEAIFQDDPDQP from the coding sequence GTGAACAACCGGCTGAAAGTCCTGCGTGCCGAACGCAACATGACCCAGGCCGCGCTGGCCGAGGCGCTGGACGTGTCACGCCAGACGATCAACGCACTGGAAACCGGAAAGTACGACCCGAGCCTGCCCCTGGCCTTCAAACTCGCGCGGCTGTTCGGCGTGCCCATCGAGGCCATCTTCCAGGACGACCCGGATCAGCCCTGA
- a CDS encoding toxic anion resistance protein — translation MSDGTPGPLTPPDSMLKAPEAVPSVQPVQAPEMVPLSPEDRARLEAMAQAFAQDVLSAGAHSPEFKRKLDAVHELGLPEQRAAAQSSNRMLDRPLRATRAGALTEGSNILRGLTDLRRTVEDLDPSRAPTPRRLFGKLPGGKKVQNHLDRYQSAQSHLNGILEALYRGQDELRRDNATIETEKVHLWDTMQKLRQYAHVGKAVDEALTRRLTELQVTDPEKARMVSEELLFAVRQRVTDLLTQLAVSIQGYLALDLVRRNNMELIKGVDRATTTTVSALKTALMVSQALGTQQAVLGQVTALNDTTGRMIGSTAQLLKQQSTEIQRQAGSATVDPQIIQAAFRDVYGALDAISAYRTQALDRFRETMTVLDKEVAQAQTYLDRERQNAAREVAQGLNVTEKGDLKL, via the coding sequence ATGAGTGATGGAACCCCCGGACCGCTGACGCCGCCCGACTCGATGCTGAAAGCGCCGGAGGCCGTCCCGAGCGTGCAGCCCGTGCAGGCGCCCGAGATGGTGCCCCTGTCGCCTGAAGACCGCGCGCGGCTGGAGGCGATGGCGCAGGCCTTCGCGCAGGACGTCCTGAGCGCGGGCGCGCACAGCCCGGAGTTCAAACGCAAACTGGACGCCGTGCATGAACTGGGCCTGCCCGAGCAGCGCGCCGCGGCGCAGAGCAGCAACCGCATGCTGGACCGCCCGCTGCGCGCCACGCGCGCCGGGGCGCTCACGGAGGGCAGCAACATCCTGCGCGGCCTGACCGACCTGCGCCGCACCGTCGAAGACCTCGACCCCAGCCGCGCCCCCACGCCGCGGCGCCTGTTCGGGAAGCTGCCCGGCGGGAAGAAGGTGCAGAACCACCTCGACCGCTACCAGAGCGCGCAGTCGCACCTGAACGGCATCCTGGAGGCGCTGTACCGCGGGCAGGACGAACTGCGGCGCGACAACGCCACCATCGAGACCGAGAAGGTCCACCTGTGGGACACCATGCAGAAACTCCGGCAGTACGCGCACGTCGGGAAGGCCGTGGACGAGGCCCTGACCCGCCGCCTGACCGAGTTGCAGGTCACCGACCCGGAGAAGGCCCGCATGGTCAGCGAGGAACTGCTGTTCGCGGTGCGTCAGCGCGTCACGGACCTCCTGACTCAGCTGGCCGTGAGTATCCAGGGGTACCTCGCGCTGGATCTGGTGCGGCGCAACAATATGGAACTCATCAAGGGCGTGGACCGCGCCACGACCACCACCGTCAGCGCCCTGAAGACCGCGCTGATGGTCTCGCAGGCGCTCGGGACGCAGCAGGCGGTGCTGGGACAGGTCACGGCCCTGAACGACACGACGGGGCGCATGATCGGCTCGACCGCGCAACTCCTGAAGCAGCAGAGCACCGAGATCCAGCGGCAGGCGGGCAGCGCCACCGTGGACCCGCAGATCATCCAGGCGGCGTTCCGGGACGTGTACGGCGCGCTGGATGCCATCAGCGCGTACCGCACGCAGGCGCTGGACCGCTTCCGCGAGACGATGACCGTGCTGGACAAGGAGGTCGCGCAGGCGCAGACGTACCTGGACCGCGAACGCCAGAACGCCGCGCGGGAAGTCGCGCAGGGCCTGAACGTCACCGAGAAAGGCGACCTGAAACTCTGA
- a CDS encoding GntR family transcriptional regulator, with protein sequence MAKYPLIKTTLKDRLLGGHYAEGLPLPSEPQLAREFEVSRMTARRAIDELEREGYVYRVQGAGTFPTGKRFRQGMFRVRPFKEWARHPDHRTTVLRAMQIEATPEIAIVLQIQPGDPVIFVHRLRTAGDEALVIEKRYINGNLVPNLLDHNLGAESIHEIMIGLGVPLQRVEQNLEAVNLRQEEADLLRVPLGTAAFLLRRTTYSGQKRASYVNYWVRGDRYAFQDTFEP encoded by the coding sequence ATGGCGAAGTACCCGCTCATCAAGACGACCCTGAAAGACCGCCTTCTCGGCGGCCACTACGCCGAGGGGCTTCCCCTGCCCAGCGAACCGCAGCTCGCCCGCGAATTCGAAGTCTCCCGCATGACCGCCCGCCGCGCCATCGACGAACTGGAACGCGAAGGCTACGTCTACCGCGTCCAGGGCGCCGGCACCTTCCCCACCGGCAAACGCTTCCGGCAGGGCATGTTCCGCGTCCGGCCCTTCAAGGAATGGGCCCGCCACCCCGACCACCGCACCACGGTCCTGCGCGCCATGCAGATCGAGGCCACCCCGGAAATCGCCATCGTGCTGCAGATCCAGCCCGGCGACCCCGTCATCTTCGTGCACCGCCTGCGCACCGCCGGGGACGAAGCCCTGGTGATCGAGAAGCGTTACATCAACGGCAACCTCGTCCCGAACCTGCTCGACCACAACCTGGGCGCCGAGAGCATCCACGAGATCATGATCGGCCTGGGCGTGCCCCTCCAGCGCGTCGAGCAGAACCTCGAGGCCGTGAACCTCCGCCAGGAGGAAGCCGACCTGCTGCGCGTGCCGCTGGGCACCGCCGCGTTCCTGCTGCGCCGCACCACCTACAGCGGCCAGAAACGCGCCAGCTACGTCAACTACTGGGTGCGCGGCGACCGCTACGCCTTCCAGGACACCTTCGAACCCTGA
- a CDS encoding GNAT family N-acetyltransferase: MRDAPDPTLPDLTLRGRLPDDLPVLWRWLHAEPDPEWQRWDAPYFHTGQPPREPLAFEAYCAQTLARPVSPDLRVIALDGVCIGQVSRHEEAPAGGGWWDLGILIFDPRHWGGGLGTRALDLWAAATFAETDAHVLTLTTWGGNERMIRAAARVGFHECARIPQARAWAGQRWDSVKLARLRG; encoded by the coding sequence ATGCGCGATGCCCCCGATCCGACCCTGCCCGACCTGACCCTGCGTGGGCGTCTCCCGGACGACCTGCCGGTCCTCTGGCGCTGGCTGCACGCCGAGCCGGACCCCGAGTGGCAGCGCTGGGACGCCCCGTACTTCCACACCGGCCAGCCCCCGCGCGAGCCGCTGGCGTTCGAGGCGTACTGCGCGCAGACCCTGGCCCGCCCCGTCAGTCCCGACCTGCGGGTGATCGCGCTGGACGGCGTGTGCATCGGGCAGGTCAGCCGACACGAGGAAGCCCCGGCGGGCGGCGGCTGGTGGGACCTGGGCATCCTGATTTTCGACCCGCGGCACTGGGGCGGCGGCCTGGGCACGCGGGCGCTGGACCTGTGGGCGGCAGCGACGTTCGCCGAGACGGACGCGCACGTGCTGACGCTGACCACCTGGGGCGGCAACGAGCGCATGATCCGCGCGGCGGCCCGCGTGGGGTTCCACGAGTGCGCCCGCATCCCGCAGGCGCGGGCGTGGGCAGGCCAGCGCTGGGACAGCGTGAAACTCGCCCGGCTGCGCGGCTGA
- a CDS encoding solute symporter family protein produces the protein MTFLLAAIIVAVTLAVTFWASRRNTSAGDFYVAGGRISASQNGIAIAGDYMSAASFLGITGLIALNGYDGFMYSVGWFIAYLTVLFIVAEPLRNLGKYTLADMLVYRLKDPRVRTYAAVSTIVISTFYMIAQVVGAGSLISLLSRGAISADLAIPLVGVLMIIYVVVGGMLATTWVQIIKAMLLMFATIVMTVLILNRFGWSFSNLLGQVEAKNGAEFLGAGVKYKNPIDLISLCLALVLGTAGLPHILVRFFTVPTAQDARKSVVWAMALIGAFYVMTAFMGNAANALLGKDAIEAANKAGNMAAPLLAENLFGGAGTLGGEFGLAFVTAVAFATILAVVAGLTISASTSFTHDIYNGVLKGGQASEKDQFRVARLATVAVGVAAILLGLAAKTQNVAFLVALAFALAASANLPVILFTLFWRKFNATGAMWGIVGGILFTLLLIAISPNIMKIDPDTLTTGRHLIQANAIFPLENPGLISIPAGFLFAYLGTLIGARRHTPEDDRVFEDMQFRAYTGAGVDGTVAAHD, from the coding sequence GTGACCTTCCTACTCGCCGCGATCATCGTGGCCGTCACGCTGGCCGTCACCTTCTGGGCCAGCCGCCGCAACACCAGCGCCGGGGACTTCTACGTCGCGGGCGGCCGCATCAGCGCCAGTCAGAACGGCATCGCCATCGCCGGGGACTACATGAGCGCCGCGTCGTTCCTGGGCATCACCGGCCTGATCGCCCTGAACGGCTACGACGGCTTCATGTACTCGGTCGGGTGGTTCATCGCGTACCTGACCGTGCTGTTCATCGTCGCCGAACCGCTGCGCAACCTCGGCAAGTACACCCTGGCCGACATGCTCGTGTACCGCCTGAAAGACCCCCGCGTGCGCACCTATGCCGCCGTCAGCACCATCGTGATCAGCACCTTCTACATGATCGCGCAGGTCGTCGGCGCCGGAAGCCTGATCAGCCTGCTCTCCCGGGGTGCGATCAGCGCCGACCTCGCCATTCCGCTCGTCGGCGTGCTGATGATCATCTACGTCGTCGTGGGCGGCATGCTCGCCACCACCTGGGTGCAGATCATCAAGGCCATGCTGCTGATGTTCGCCACCATCGTCATGACCGTCCTGATCCTGAACCGCTTCGGCTGGAGCTTCTCGAACCTGCTGGGACAGGTCGAAGCCAAGAACGGCGCGGAATTCCTCGGCGCCGGCGTGAAGTACAAGAACCCCATCGACCTGATCAGCCTGTGCCTCGCGCTGGTGCTCGGCACCGCTGGCCTGCCGCACATCCTCGTGCGCTTCTTCACCGTCCCCACCGCGCAGGACGCCCGCAAGAGCGTCGTGTGGGCCATGGCCCTGATCGGCGCGTTCTACGTCATGACCGCCTTCATGGGCAACGCCGCCAACGCCCTGCTCGGCAAGGACGCCATCGAGGCCGCGAACAAGGCCGGGAACATGGCCGCGCCGCTGCTCGCCGAGAACCTCTTCGGCGGGGCGGGCACCCTGGGCGGCGAGTTCGGCCTGGCGTTCGTCACCGCCGTCGCCTTCGCCACCATCCTCGCAGTCGTCGCGGGCCTGACCATCAGCGCCAGCACCAGCTTCACGCACGACATCTACAACGGCGTCCTGAAAGGCGGACAGGCCAGCGAGAAAGACCAGTTCCGCGTCGCCCGCCTCGCCACCGTCGCCGTGGGCGTCGCCGCGATCCTGCTGGGCCTGGCCGCCAAAACCCAGAACGTCGCGTTCCTGGTCGCGCTGGCCTTCGCACTGGCCGCCAGCGCCAACCTGCCGGTCATCCTGTTCACGCTGTTCTGGCGCAAGTTCAACGCCACCGGCGCCATGTGGGGCATCGTGGGCGGCATCCTGTTCACGCTGCTGCTCATCGCCATCAGCCCCAACATCATGAAGATCGACCCGGACACCCTGACCACCGGCCGCCACCTGATCCAGGCCAACGCGATCTTCCCGCTGGAGAACCCCGGCCTGATCAGCATCCCCGCCGGATTCCTGTTCGCGTACCTGGGCACCCTGATCGGCGCCCGCCGCCACACCCCCGAAGACGACCGCGTCTTCGAGGACATGCAGTTCCGCGCCTACACCGGCGCCGGCGTGGACGGCACCGTCGCCGCGCACGACTGA
- a CDS encoding MFS transporter, translating to MTAPTRAAAYPTGFWVLWWGTLINRLGEFVVPLLGFYLTAHAHLGVTQVSVILAMLGLGRFVSEGLSGPLTDRRGPAFTMIVALTGGAVMILALSFAQGFWWTAAGVLGFSLLSALYKPAASTAIAELTQGAQRTRAYNLLYWAINVGAATAPLLGGWLAGRSLRLLFWLDAATMAAFALLLTLLYPRAPRAAPQGDARTRRLLPRDALLWQFCLFSLLFGLTYQSYKVLAVVFAQQGFSAAQYGQVLAVNGALVVLLGLPLGHLIARSGHPRWQALGAALLGAGFLGHALAHTLWAHMLAVAVWTVGEIIAYGISKTIISELGPPAQRGTYIGLVGSMAGLATLLAPLLGGALLQSLGAGRMWVVIAGLALLAALLLLALEGRVQTRLARAPGTATG from the coding sequence GTGACTGCCCCGACCCGCGCCGCCGCCTACCCGACCGGGTTCTGGGTGCTGTGGTGGGGCACGCTGATCAACCGCCTGGGGGAGTTCGTGGTGCCGCTGCTGGGCTTCTACCTGACCGCGCACGCGCACCTGGGCGTCACGCAGGTCAGCGTGATCCTGGCGATGCTGGGCCTGGGCCGTTTCGTGTCCGAGGGCCTCAGCGGGCCGCTGACCGACCGGCGCGGCCCGGCCTTCACCATGATCGTGGCGTTGACCGGCGGCGCGGTCATGATCCTGGCACTGTCCTTCGCGCAGGGGTTCTGGTGGACGGCGGCGGGCGTGCTGGGGTTCTCGCTGCTGTCCGCGCTGTACAAACCCGCCGCGAGTACCGCCATCGCGGAACTCACGCAGGGTGCGCAGCGGACCCGCGCGTACAACCTGCTGTACTGGGCGATCAACGTCGGGGCCGCCACCGCGCCCCTGCTGGGCGGCTGGCTGGCCGGGCGGTCCCTGCGGCTGCTGTTCTGGCTGGACGCCGCGACCATGGCCGCGTTCGCGCTGCTGCTGACGCTGCTGTACCCGCGCGCGCCCCGCGCCGCGCCGCAGGGCGACGCCCGGACCCGCCGACTGCTGCCGCGCGACGCGCTGCTGTGGCAGTTCTGCCTCTTCTCGCTGCTGTTCGGCCTGACGTACCAGAGTTACAAGGTGCTGGCCGTGGTGTTCGCGCAGCAGGGTTTCAGCGCCGCGCAGTACGGCCAGGTGCTCGCCGTGAACGGCGCGCTGGTCGTCCTGCTGGGCCTGCCGCTGGGGCACCTGATCGCCCGCAGCGGCCACCCCCGCTGGCAGGCACTGGGCGCCGCGCTGCTGGGCGCGGGCTTCCTGGGACACGCCCTGGCGCACACGCTGTGGGCGCACATGCTGGCCGTGGCGGTCTGGACAGTGGGGGAGATCATCGCGTACGGCATCAGCAAGACGATCATCAGCGAACTCGGCCCGCCCGCGCAGCGCGGCACGTACATCGGCCTGGTGGGGAGCATGGCGGGCCTCGCGACCCTGCTGGCCCCGCTGCTGGGCGGCGCGCTGCTGCAATCGCTCGGCGCGGGCCGCATGTGGGTCGTGATCGCCGGACTGGCCCTCCTGGCCGCCCTGCTGCTGCTGGCGCTCGAAGGTCGCGTGCAGACCCGGCTGGCGCGGGCGCCGGGGACCGCTACCGGGTGA
- a CDS encoding DUF485 domain-containing protein, with protein sequence MTVSSAPPTARNAAYQQLVAQRNAFTLTMTVTFLVLYFLLPVLAGYNKPLMAQKVLGNVTFGYLLAFAEFIMGWVMAYLYVVKARTFDRLAQEARA encoded by the coding sequence ATGACGGTATCCAGCGCCCCACCCACCGCGCGTAACGCCGCGTACCAGCAACTGGTCGCGCAGCGCAACGCCTTCACCCTCACCATGACGGTCACGTTCCTGGTGCTGTACTTCCTGCTGCCCGTCCTGGCCGGGTACAACAAACCCCTGATGGCGCAGAAGGTCCTGGGGAACGTCACCTTCGGGTACCTCCTGGCCTTCGCGGAATTCATCATGGGCTGGGTCATGGCGTACCTCTACGTCGTCAAGGCCCGCACCTTCGACCGGCTAGCACAGGAGGCCCGCGCGTGA